A stretch of DNA from Triticum dicoccoides isolate Atlit2015 ecotype Zavitan chromosome 2A, WEW_v2.0, whole genome shotgun sequence:
GGATTTAGGGGTCAAAATCATACCAAATTCGAGTTTAGTTTTTTTCTCTCTCACCGCCACTTTTTTGGGAGCGATTGTATCTCGTCCACAGTGAGACACAATCACGCATCGTCTCAAGGACGACATAATGAGCCGACCCATAATCACATAGCATACACTAGTTAGTTGTTTTTTtgttcaattttctaaaatacatatattccaaaaaaattaatGCACTTAATTTTGTTTAAATGTTCACCATCAATTTGAAAATGCTAACACAGTGTATTGTTTTGTTagtgtattttttttataaaaatgttgaTACCAATCAAATAATTGTTcttgacatttaaaaaatgttcacgagttTCAAAAAATATACATGACATATTAAAAACATGTTATGCAGTGCAAAACATAATTTTTACCATTAAAAGATTCTACATTATATTTTAAAAtactcacaaattttaaaaaatatgtttgtgacatttaaaaaaatgtttatacaatgtaaaaaatgttcTCATAGTAATGTTCCAGCATGTGTtagaaaaatgtttaacatgtattcCAAAAATGTTTGAAAATAAGTATAtgtaaaaatgttaaacatgtatacatTTTTTATATGCATATGAAAATTTATAATGTGTGTGAAAATGTGACATCAAAATACAGGggcccagatctggagttcgatagcGTGTCGGGGTGTTGCCCTGGCCTGACTCATTCGACGACAATGTGTTAGCCTTTGGTGagtcaccttggaggtccgcaaagcagcATATCAACGATGAAGCCACGTCGAGCTCCGGTGAGAAAGTGATCCGTCATTTTTTCCCTTTGGTGATTGTTGTGGGGGTACCAGAGCAAGATGaggggcgttggtgtcaagctcagagaattTCTTCGGTCTTGATTGTATTTCTCTTTCTTGGTTGGTGTTCCTTTATGCGACTAGCATTCTgccatcttttcagttttgtcaggtTAGTGTCTACGTGGCTTGTACAATGATCTTTATGATATAAATGTGACACATATTACCatgtcaatttttttaaaaaatatgatcatgtatttgaaaaaggtAAACATCTATTAAAAATGTTGCTGATGTATACAAACAATGCACAATGTGTACAAAAAAATTATATGTGTGTTGAAAGCAATAAAAAATCATAAGAAAAAACCAAAGCAAACCagtgaaagaaacaaagaaaccagAGAAAAACtcgaagaaaaaataaaaataaaaacgaaAATAATATAAAAACTGAACGAAAAAACTCACGTAGTTGTAGCTACAGTATTGGGCCGTCCCACTAGAGCCGGAGCGCGGGGCTTGTgggctccctccccctctctcccaaAGCCGTGggctctctttccctctctcccccAAAGCCCCGGCCATGGCGAGCCGCCGCGGAGCGCCTCCGCTGCCCCTCCGGCTCCGGCGGCTCCTACGGTCGCCGATCCCTCGCTGCGCTTGCTTCATAGTCGCATTGACGGTGCTCCTTGTCGTCCTCTCACTTCGCCAGATCGCCCGCGTCGACCTGCCCCGCCCGGACCTGCCCCACCAGGCCCGTTTCCTGATGCTTCCCCTTCACTTTTGTGTCTGTCAGTACTGTTTTCCCCGCACTAGTTTGCGCGTTAGGCTTCCGTTTTCGATGCGATGCAGGTCTTGTTTGCACAAATTTCTGTAGGTAATTTCATCTCATTTCTTGTGATGCGTCATGCTTTTGTGCAAAGTAGACCAGGATGAAGTGTTCAATTATTCTTCGTGTTGTTGAAACTAAAGGTTGGTCAAAACCAACTGCTGTAGTTAAGAGAAAGCAATGCTGTTGCTAGACAAACCATCTCGACATCCTGTGAGTGTTGAGCCAGCGAAACTTGAGGATGGTGTATGATTTAATTGTCATACAGTTAGATGCCTGTTTATTTTGACCCCCCCTTTTTTTTTAATGAAAAGCTCAAATACCTGGTATGAAGTGTATTTCTGCTGACTTTGAATACGTTATTAAGAAATATAGTGCTATTGTAATGCTCAGTATCCCCAAATAAATTTCTGTGTCTTGGATGTTTCTTGTATAACAACTTACCATACATATGCATTTGGAAATGAGAAGACCTAGCTTCTTAGAAATCCAAAATTACTTCATGTGCTGGCCAGCCATTTTCTTTAAATGAAACTAATATTGACTCAGTGTGTAGTCATGGTACGTTGTTGATTGCTGAACTGGAGTTGTAACTGATGTTCAGGTGCCGAATGAGCAGCTGTGGGGTTCTAATGCCTACGGTTATCATGCTTGTGTCACACCAACCCACAGATATATTGGtaaatttctttcttatgcagCATTTTTTTTCAGAAACATATGGTGATTCCTACTTTGTTGACTAAGTTGGGTTGCTCTAATTGTTTGTAAATTGGTAAGTGTTTGTTGCTGGTGATATGAAGCTGGAATTTGGTGGAAACTAGTATCGTCAACCATGCTTGGTGGGGTTTTTCTGTCTACTAATGAAAGTATTACTTGACTATTTAGTCTCCAGTAGGTTTAAATGTGTTTTATTTCTAAAGGATGTCTTCTCAACAGTGCTACTGTTTTGTGAACGCCTCTCTTTTTGAGTAACTAGTGTCTAAATGAAGCAATCTAATGTATACGACTACAATGGTGATATGGCTTAATTAGGATTCTGCACTAGGAGTAAACTTTAGAGTAAACAGAAATATAGTGCTTTGTTCAGAGATCAGTTTTACATATATGCTCTCTATATGCTTTGTGGTCCTAATTTCTCCTTTAGTGTAACTACCTTTGATCTTCTTAGTTCTTATATGTAAATCAAACATCTAGGTGCAGATGTGCAGTATCTTACATTTGATAATAAGAATATGTGCTTTATGTGCAATAGGAGTGATACAACAATTATGGTATAGCTTATTCTTCTGGTCCTTATTTTAGGGTCAAATGTCCCTGAATCTGTATCCTTGTATTGTATCTATATTACTCTGCTGTAGAAACACTGTCATGCGAATTCAGTGCACATACATGTTTTCTTGGTAGGTTTCCCTCAATATTGTTTTGTTTAGTAACACCCTTTTTTTTGCATCACCAGCTCCAATAGAGTCGGACCACTATATGACTGTTAGAAGTAATGGAGGACTCAACCAAATGCGAACTGGAGTAAGTTCGTGCACCAAAACTTAGCTTCTAGCTCCATGGTTTATCCGACTCACACTTGCATACTTTTGCACTCCTGTAATAATAATTGCATGTATATATGCATTTTCTTCTTCTGAATATCCAGTTCTGCTTTTGTTGATGTATTTATCTATTTTATTATGTTATCTTCTTGATTATTATCATTAAATTAATATTTTTCTTGAGATTTGTTCAAGTACGGTCACCAAACTTTGTTTGAATTCTGTTATCTCCCCTCTGCAGATCTGTGATATGATTGCAGTAGCCCGCTTGGTGAATGCAACACTTGTTATTCCTCAGTTAGACAAGCGATCTTTTTGGCAAGATACCAGGTTTTGACTGTTGTATATTTGGTTGATTGTCCAATTTCATTCATGTTTATCTAAAATCCAATTCGCACCAATACATGCAGTACGTTTAAAGACATCTTCAATGAGCCTGGTTTTATTAAAGCTCTGGAAGGTGATGTCCATATCGTTAGTGACTTGCCTGAAAGTTTGCAATCTGCTCCAAGAGCTCGGAAGCACTTTACTTCATGGTCTGGTGCGAGCTATTACGAGGATGTGAAAGAACTTTGGAAGGATCACAAGGTAGTCTTCAATTCAGATACTCCATTAGCTACCTCAACGTACCGATTTAGTAGCTGTTTTCTTTTGTCATAAAAAAATAGCATCCTTTCTGTTCAATAAAACTAGACATTTTAGTGGACTATCATTTTGCTATTTTTTCTTTGTATCCTTCAAGATATTGAATGATGTGATCTGAAACTTTTGGTTTTGTTCTGGTATGGAGAGTTGAAAGTGCTACCACATTACTCTGTTATCAGTTATTGAAATTATTCTTTATGGAAAGCATCTTCATTAATGTTTCCAAGCAATATGACGTATAGAAAGATCGCCAATCTATTTTCTGTGCTTAGCAACATGGCTGTTCTTTGACATGGTGGTTGCATCAGACATTTTCAATTTGACACAAATTATTTGAGCAACACTTACATAAAAATATAGATTTTCAAAAAATTTGTCTGAATAATTTGATTTTTTTCCCTTCTGGATCTGGAGTGTGAAGCTCATTTATTTGAGTTCACCTGATCACTTCCGAATTATATTCTGCAGGTAGTTCACATCCCAAAATCTGATTCACGGCTTGCAAACAACGGTCTTCCGGTTGATATCCAGAGACTAAGATGCCGCTGTCTTTACCAAGCATTGCGTTTCTCAGATCCAATCGAGGACCTTGGAAAGGCATGAACATTCTCCTAGTAACTTAAATCTTTAACTATGATTGTGTTACAGTCTTCAGTTTGCACTTGGAGATTTATGACACTCTGTAAACTAGGTTCTGAGCCAACATAACACTTGCACAACAGAAGCTTGTGGAGCGTCTAAAATCACGTGGAAAGTTTATTGCTCTTCATCTACGATATGAAAAAGATATGCTAGCATTCACGGGCTGCACTTATGGTCTGAGTAAATCCGAAGCGGACGAATTGAGAATCATGAGGTATTATCAATCAACACAAATATGTGCAGTTTTATTTCTACATGCAAATTATATTAACTGGCTTCATGTATCTCAACAGAGAGAAAACAAGCCATTGGAAACTGAAGGACATAAACTCAACTGAACAGAGATCTGGAGGTAATTGTCCATTGACTCCACACGAGGTGGGGATGTTTCTACGTGCGATGGGATATACCAAGTCCACTTGGATCTACATTGCAGCTGGTGAAATTTATGGTGGTGATAAGTATATATCAAAATTGAGATCGTATTTTCCAAACTTGGTTAGCAAGGTTGTTAGCAGTGTTACTTCTTTTATTGATTAGCTCCACCATCCTTCACTATTCTACTAAACTAATATACTTCTGCAGGAAGTGCTGGCAACAAAAGAAGAGCTTCAGAAGTTTAAGAATCATGCTTCTCAAGTTGCAGCACTTGACTACATTATTTCAGTGGAAAGTGATGTGTTTATTCCATCACA
This window harbors:
- the LOC119355632 gene encoding O-fucosyltransferase 38-like translates to MASRRGAPPLPLRLRRLLRSPIPRCACFIVALTVLLVVLSLRQIARVDLPRPDLPHQVPNEQLWGSNAYGYHACVTPTHRYIAPIESDHYMTVRSNGGLNQMRTGICDMIAVARLVNATLVIPQLDKRSFWQDTSTFKDIFNEPGFIKALEGDVHIVSDLPESLQSAPRARKHFTSWSGASYYEDVKELWKDHKVVHIPKSDSRLANNGLPVDIQRLRCRCLYQALRFSDPIEDLGKKLVERLKSRGKFIALHLRYEKDMLAFTGCTYGLSKSEADELRIMREKTSHWKLKDINSTEQRSGGNCPLTPHEVGMFLRAMGYTKSTWIYIAAGEIYGGDKYISKLRSYFPNLVSKEVLATKEELQKFKNHASQVAALDYIISVESDVFIPSHSGNMARAVEGHRRFLGHRKTLTPDRRGLVELFGLLEKGELMEGPKLSSLVTKMHKYRQGAPRKRYASLPGSKGRARLRTEESFYENPFPECICLTGKH